One part of the Anaeromyxobacter sp. Fw109-5 genome encodes these proteins:
- a CDS encoding deoxynucleoside kinase, which yields MERPRYIAVEGPIGVGKTALAQALAERLGARLVLEHAEENPFLASFYGDRRKHAFQAQLFFLLSRFQQQQALFQQDLFTQSTIADYLFAKDRIFAALTLSADELALYDRVYELLGPRTVKPDLVVYLQARADVLLSRVRRRGRDFERSVDADYLATLAKSYNDFFFHYDETPLLVVNTSDIDPEQNPEDLETLLAVIRRHRKGTQHYVPMATRTY from the coding sequence ATGGAGCGGCCCAGGTACATCGCGGTCGAGGGACCGATCGGCGTCGGCAAGACGGCGCTCGCGCAGGCGCTCGCGGAGCGGCTCGGCGCCCGCCTCGTCCTCGAGCACGCGGAGGAGAACCCGTTCCTCGCGAGCTTCTACGGCGACCGCCGCAAGCACGCCTTCCAGGCGCAGCTCTTCTTCCTGCTGTCGCGCTTCCAGCAGCAGCAGGCGCTCTTCCAGCAGGACCTGTTCACCCAGTCCACCATCGCCGACTACCTGTTCGCGAAGGACCGCATCTTCGCGGCGCTCACGCTGTCGGCGGACGAGCTCGCCCTGTACGACCGGGTCTACGAGCTGCTCGGCCCGCGCACCGTGAAGCCCGATCTGGTCGTGTACCTGCAGGCGCGTGCCGACGTGCTCCTCTCGCGCGTCCGCCGCCGCGGCCGGGACTTCGAGCGCTCCGTGGACGCCGACTACCTCGCGACGCTCGCGAAGTCCTACAACGACTTCTTCTTCCACTACGACGAGACCCCGCTCCTCGTCGTGAACACGAGCGACATCGACCCCGAGCAGAACCCTGAGGACCTCGAGACGCTCCTCGCGGTGATCCGTCGGCACCGCAAGGGCACCCAGCATTACGTGCCGATGGCCACCCGG
- a CDS encoding rRNA adenine dimethyltransferase family protein, translated as MTSPSPSAPRRHPSPRALLDKYGLRAKKSWGQNFLGDEAILDDIARLAAPRPGDPVVELGAGLGHLTARLLARGAEVIAVERDRDMVRVLRGELGDRLRLLEADAARLDYGEVARMFESTATPTPTATATATPTPTPTPTATSTSTSTPTPTPTPTATPTPTPTSTSTSTSTPTPTPTPTPTRTPTPTPRIAVVGNLPYHLTSPILFSLLDQLEHVSRAVFLLQREVAERLAAPPGSRDWGVASVLLQREADVSVERIVPSGAFVPPPNVDSAVLCAIFRPPGEGLAVADPGRFRRLVKAGFAQRRKTLGNALRAGKVVPEEALSRALQAAGLDPGRRGETLTVEEWAALDRALGT; from the coding sequence GTGACGAGCCCCTCTCCCTCCGCCCCGCGCCGGCACCCGAGCCCCCGCGCGCTGCTCGACAAGTACGGCCTCCGGGCGAAGAAGAGCTGGGGCCAGAACTTCCTCGGCGACGAGGCGATCCTGGACGACATCGCCCGCCTCGCCGCGCCGCGGCCTGGCGACCCGGTGGTCGAGCTCGGCGCCGGGCTGGGCCACCTCACCGCGCGGCTGCTCGCGCGCGGCGCCGAGGTGATCGCCGTCGAGCGCGACCGCGACATGGTCCGCGTGCTGCGCGGCGAGCTCGGCGACCGGCTGCGGCTCCTCGAGGCGGACGCGGCGCGGCTCGACTACGGGGAGGTCGCGCGGATGTTCGAGTCGACTGCGACCCCGACCCCGACCGCGACCGCGACCGCGACCCCGACCCCGACCCCGACCCCGACCGCGACCTCGACCTCGACCTCGACCCCGACCCCGACCCCGACCCCGACCGCGACCCCGACCCCGACCCCGACCTCGACCTCGACCTCGACCTCGACCCCGACCCCGACCCCGACCCCGACCCCAACTCGGACCCCGACCCCGACCCCTCGTATCGCCGTCGTCGGCAACCTGCCCTACCACCTCACGAGCCCCATCCTGTTCTCGCTGCTCGACCAGCTCGAGCACGTCTCGCGCGCGGTCTTCCTCCTCCAGCGCGAGGTGGCGGAGCGGCTCGCGGCGCCGCCGGGAAGCCGCGACTGGGGCGTCGCCTCCGTGCTGCTGCAGCGCGAGGCGGACGTCTCCGTCGAGCGGATCGTCCCCTCCGGCGCCTTCGTGCCGCCGCCGAACGTGGACAGCGCCGTGCTGTGCGCGATCTTCCGTCCGCCCGGCGAGGGGCTCGCCGTCGCGGATCCGGGGCGCTTCCGCCGGCTCGTGAAGGCCGGCTTCGCCCAGCGGCGCAAGACGCTCGGGAACGCGCTGCGCGCTGGGAAGGTCGTGCCGGAGGAGGCGCTCTCTCGCGCGCTCCAGGCCGCCGGGCTCGACCCCGGCCGCCGCGGCGAGACCCTCACCGTCGAGGAGTGGGCCGCCCTGGACCGCGCGCTGGGGACCTGA
- the tsaD gene encoding tRNA (adenosine(37)-N6)-threonylcarbamoyltransferase complex transferase subunit TsaD has protein sequence MRILAIETSCDETAAAIVEDGRRALADVISTQIDIHRRWGGVVPELASRNHVVQVMPVVDEALSRAGVGPDGLDAIAVTSGPGLVGALLVGVQAAKALALAWQKPLVRVNHLEGHLVAAFLSETAPAFPYLGLVVSGGHTSLYAAHGFGDYRLLGQTRDDAAGEAFDKGAKLLGLPYPGGVAIDRLAKEGDARAIRFPKAIVKGADLDFSFSGLKTALLHHVKKHGLPEGKGLADLCASYQEAIVRALVEKAFRAARRLQYDRLVLSGGVAANSRLRGAVAERAREYEGMEVFLPAPRLCTDNAAMIAVAGTHAFLRGERAGADLNADPAWRL, from the coding sequence ATGAGGATCCTCGCGATCGAGACCTCCTGCGACGAGACCGCGGCCGCCATCGTCGAGGACGGGCGGCGGGCGCTCGCGGACGTGATCTCCACGCAGATCGACATCCACCGCCGGTGGGGCGGGGTGGTGCCCGAGCTCGCGAGCAGGAACCACGTCGTCCAGGTGATGCCGGTGGTGGACGAGGCGCTCTCCCGGGCCGGCGTCGGTCCGGACGGCCTCGACGCCATCGCGGTCACGAGCGGCCCCGGCCTGGTGGGCGCGCTCCTCGTCGGCGTCCAGGCCGCCAAGGCGCTCGCGCTCGCGTGGCAGAAGCCGCTCGTGCGCGTCAACCACCTCGAGGGCCACCTCGTGGCCGCCTTCCTCTCCGAGACCGCCCCGGCCTTCCCGTACCTCGGGCTCGTGGTCTCCGGTGGCCACACCTCGCTCTACGCGGCGCACGGGTTCGGCGACTACCGGCTGCTCGGCCAGACCCGCGACGACGCCGCGGGCGAGGCGTTCGACAAGGGCGCGAAGCTGCTCGGGCTGCCGTACCCCGGAGGCGTGGCCATCGACCGGCTGGCGAAGGAGGGCGACGCGCGCGCCATCCGCTTCCCGAAGGCGATCGTGAAGGGCGCGGACCTCGACTTCAGCTTCTCCGGCCTGAAGACGGCGCTGCTCCACCACGTGAAGAAGCACGGCCTGCCCGAGGGCAAGGGGCTCGCCGATCTGTGCGCGAGCTACCAGGAGGCGATCGTCCGCGCTCTGGTCGAGAAGGCGTTCCGCGCCGCGCGCCGCCTGCAGTACGACAGGCTCGTGCTCTCGGGCGGCGTCGCCGCGAACAGCCGGCTGCGCGGCGCGGTGGCCGAGCGCGCGCGGGAGTACGAGGGGATGGAGGTGTTCCTGCCCGCCCCCAGGCTCTGCACGGACAACGCGGCGATGATCGCAGTCGCCGGCACGCACGCGTTCCTCCGCGGCGAGCGCGCGGGCGCCGACCTCAACGCGGATCCGGCCTGGCGCCTGTGA
- a CDS encoding response regulator gives MAKQHLLLVDGDPKSLRVMEVSLKKAGFSVTTAVNGRDALEKCAISPPDLILSDTKMPEMDGFELCRRLKEDDRHRGTPFIFLTGQKSVEFKVKGLELGVEDYLTKPIYIKEIVTRVKILLEKREKERLEKKDLRASFAGSLSDMGVVDLVQTLEMGKKSGALHVRSKRGALAICYFRDGRIVDCELGGKLSGENAFYRLLNWQDGEFAIEFKPIDREERIPVSTQGLLMEGMRRIDEWGRIVEQLPALDKVFEIDDALLADRLAEIPDDVNTLLRLFDGRRTLEQVVEEADYDDLAAAGVISKLFFEGILREVQAPPPPAATPPEPTSSPPPDALRPAEPPEPEAEPAAEPASPAPSAADAQGVDWFAGPVAATPRRVQPELPAHEPAAAPPAPEAERPTALDRPAPTPPPAHVFQHGRYSIPVPPPGTLPLPPSLSTPSTPRGAPQPSAAATASYSAPAPPVDPLRAAVRNAPTRPPSRRSATPIVLAALGVVAIAGGAFVMMRGGEGTETPTPAGSPVAGHPERRVSATAETRSRETATPTGSPVAGHPERSVSATAETRSRETATPTGSPVAGHPERSVSATSETRSRGTPTVDQAAAHPEPTAAEQSRGPTEADYRRVLAAAERKYDAGRFVDAVADYRRAVALRSTGPANVGLARALYDANRSAEALRALEEAIAVDGRYAPAWLLLGEVKQAEGKIPQARAAYQRFLQLAPNGEQARAVREILAKQLR, from the coding sequence TTGGCGAAGCAGCACCTGCTCCTCGTCGACGGAGACCCGAAGTCACTGCGGGTGATGGAGGTCTCCCTCAAGAAGGCGGGCTTCTCCGTGACCACCGCGGTGAACGGCCGCGACGCGCTGGAGAAGTGCGCCATCTCCCCGCCGGATCTCATCCTGTCCGACACGAAGATGCCGGAGATGGACGGGTTCGAGCTCTGCCGGCGGCTGAAGGAGGACGACCGGCACCGCGGGACCCCGTTCATCTTCCTGACCGGGCAGAAGTCGGTCGAGTTCAAGGTGAAGGGCCTCGAGTTGGGCGTCGAGGACTACCTGACGAAGCCCATCTACATCAAGGAGATCGTCACCCGCGTGAAGATCCTCCTCGAGAAGCGCGAGAAGGAGCGCCTCGAGAAGAAGGATCTCAGGGCGAGCTTCGCGGGCAGCCTCTCGGACATGGGCGTCGTGGACCTCGTCCAGACGCTGGAGATGGGGAAGAAGTCGGGCGCGCTGCACGTCCGCAGCAAGCGGGGCGCGCTCGCGATCTGCTACTTCCGCGACGGCCGGATCGTCGACTGCGAGCTCGGCGGGAAGCTCTCCGGCGAGAACGCGTTCTACCGGCTCCTCAACTGGCAGGATGGGGAGTTCGCGATCGAGTTCAAGCCGATCGATCGTGAGGAGCGGATCCCCGTCTCCACGCAGGGCCTGCTGATGGAGGGGATGCGGCGCATCGACGAGTGGGGTCGCATCGTCGAGCAGCTGCCGGCCCTCGACAAGGTGTTCGAGATCGACGACGCGCTCCTCGCGGACCGCCTCGCGGAGATCCCGGACGACGTGAACACGCTGCTCCGGCTGTTCGACGGGCGGCGGACGCTCGAGCAGGTCGTGGAGGAGGCGGACTACGACGATCTCGCCGCGGCCGGCGTGATCTCCAAGCTCTTCTTCGAGGGGATCCTCCGCGAGGTGCAGGCGCCTCCGCCTCCGGCCGCGACCCCGCCGGAGCCCACGTCTTCGCCGCCGCCCGACGCGCTCCGGCCAGCGGAGCCGCCGGAGCCGGAGGCGGAGCCGGCCGCGGAGCCGGCGTCGCCCGCGCCATCCGCCGCCGATGCCCAGGGGGTGGACTGGTTCGCCGGCCCCGTCGCGGCGACCCCTCGTCGCGTGCAGCCGGAGCTGCCGGCTCACGAGCCAGCCGCGGCGCCGCCCGCGCCGGAGGCGGAGCGCCCCACTGCGCTGGACCGTCCGGCGCCGACCCCGCCGCCGGCGCACGTCTTCCAGCACGGGAGGTACTCGATCCCCGTCCCGCCTCCCGGGACGCTGCCCTTGCCTCCTTCGCTCTCGACGCCCTCGACGCCGCGCGGCGCGCCGCAGCCGAGCGCTGCGGCGACGGCTTCCTACTCCGCTCCCGCCCCGCCGGTCGATCCGCTGCGCGCCGCCGTCCGGAATGCCCCCACGCGTCCGCCGTCCCGTCGCTCGGCCACGCCGATCGTGCTCGCGGCGCTCGGCGTGGTGGCGATCGCCGGCGGAGCGTTCGTGATGATGAGGGGAGGAGAGGGGACCGAGACCCCGACCCCCGCCGGATCTCCTGTGGCCGGTCATCCCGAGCGCCGCGTCTCCGCGACAGCGGAGACGCGCAGTAGAGAGACCGCGACGCCGACCGGATCTCCTGTGGCCGGTCATCCCGAGCGTAGCGTCTCCGCGACAGCGGAGACGCGCAGTAGAGAGACCGCGACCCCGACCGGATCTCCTGTGGCCGGTCATCCCGAGCGCAGCGTCTCCGCGACATCGGAGACGCGCAGTCGAGGGACCCCGACCGTGGACCAAGCGGCCGCTCACCCCGAGCCGACCGCGGCGGAGCAGAGTCGAGGGCCGACCGAGGCCGACTACCGCCGCGTCCTGGCCGCCGCGGAGCGCAAGTACGACGCCGGGCGGTTCGTCGATGCGGTCGCGGATTACCGTCGCGCGGTGGCGCTGCGCTCGACCGGGCCGGCGAACGTCGGCCTGGCCCGGGCCCTGTACGACGCGAACCGCTCGGCGGAAGCCCTCCGCGCGCTCGAGGAGGCCATCGCGGTGGACGGACGGTACGCGCCCGCCTGGCTGCTCCTCGGGGAGGTGAAGCAGGCGGAGGGGAAGATCCCGCAGGCGCGCGCCGCCTACCAGCGCTTCCTCCAGCTCGCGCCCAACGGCGAGCAGGCGCGCGCGGTGCGCGAGATCCTCGCGAAGCAGCTCAGGTAG
- a CDS encoding DUF4388 domain-containing protein: MSLLDAPGDLARTPLAAVVLEARERRANGVLEIAHGGGTSRLWFRDGAPVGAQVFVGFRPLGHMLLQAGVIDIDALSLSLVRMAETRRPHGEILVEMGAASRVQVERALEEQQAGYVAQLAALAAGPFAFEASVEVPEWTRAGLLSPLRVLADALSAPAAADLVGVTLRPLAEGAVRLVGAYAESEPELARGLGATERMLVARLAAPLSLDAFLGAAGVPRDRAMALLAALLLLELAVPATSAGARETIDLAAGGAPEHGAAGSEPAPRDGEGGARAGVERRTDSGEARARRQRLLLRAMRNMGVGPFGARPPGAGPAVTATAGGGPAAAAGSSGAPGDAALREALLAVAPRAREKDLFARLGLADGAGREEVKRAFLALARQFHPDRFVSPETADLADTVRELFIAVNEAYEVLSDDRKRAAWLAERSGAATGRTAVARADFEKGEACLRTRDLPRARAFYEAAVRVDPRPEYQAALAFACLSDPRARDRDRARRLLAEATRDPACDRALYVAGLLARDDGDDDAAERLLRAAVAVNPRHVDAVRELRAIDSRRSARRG, encoded by the coding sequence ATGAGCCTGCTCGACGCGCCCGGCGACCTCGCCCGGACGCCGCTCGCCGCCGTCGTGCTCGAGGCGCGCGAGCGGCGCGCGAACGGCGTGCTCGAGATCGCGCACGGCGGCGGCACCTCGCGGCTGTGGTTCCGCGACGGCGCCCCGGTCGGCGCCCAGGTGTTCGTCGGGTTCCGTCCGCTCGGGCACATGCTGCTCCAGGCCGGCGTCATCGACATCGACGCCCTCTCCCTCAGCCTCGTGCGGATGGCGGAGACGCGGCGGCCCCACGGCGAGATCCTCGTCGAGATGGGCGCGGCCTCACGGGTACAGGTGGAGCGCGCGCTGGAGGAGCAGCAGGCGGGCTACGTCGCCCAGCTCGCCGCGCTGGCCGCCGGGCCCTTCGCGTTCGAGGCGAGCGTGGAGGTGCCGGAGTGGACGCGGGCCGGGCTGCTCTCGCCGCTGCGCGTCCTCGCCGACGCGCTCTCGGCGCCCGCCGCCGCCGACCTCGTCGGCGTGACGCTCCGGCCGCTCGCGGAAGGCGCCGTCAGGCTCGTGGGCGCGTACGCGGAGTCGGAGCCCGAGCTCGCCCGGGGTCTCGGGGCGACGGAGCGCATGCTCGTGGCGCGGCTCGCGGCGCCGCTCTCGCTCGACGCGTTCCTCGGCGCGGCCGGGGTGCCGCGAGACCGCGCCATGGCCCTGCTCGCGGCGCTGCTCCTCCTCGAGCTGGCCGTGCCCGCCACGTCGGCGGGAGCGCGGGAGACGATCGATCTGGCAGCAGGGGGCGCCCCGGAGCACGGGGCGGCAGGGTCGGAGCCGGCGCCGCGCGACGGCGAAGGCGGGGCGCGGGCCGGCGTCGAGCGCCGGACGGACTCCGGCGAGGCGCGCGCCCGGCGGCAGCGCCTCTTGCTGCGGGCGATGCGCAACATGGGCGTCGGGCCGTTCGGCGCGCGGCCCCCGGGCGCGGGCCCGGCCGTCACCGCCACCGCCGGCGGCGGGCCAGCCGCCGCGGCCGGCTCCTCGGGCGCACCCGGCGACGCCGCGCTGCGCGAGGCGCTCCTCGCGGTGGCGCCGCGCGCGCGGGAGAAGGACCTCTTCGCCCGCCTCGGCCTGGCCGACGGCGCGGGGCGAGAAGAGGTGAAGCGGGCGTTCCTCGCGCTCGCGCGCCAGTTCCACCCCGACCGCTTCGTCAGCCCGGAGACGGCCGACCTGGCGGACACCGTGCGCGAGCTCTTCATCGCGGTGAACGAGGCCTACGAGGTGCTCTCCGACGACCGCAAGCGCGCCGCCTGGCTCGCCGAGCGGTCCGGGGCGGCGACGGGGCGGACCGCGGTCGCGCGGGCGGACTTCGAGAAGGGCGAGGCTTGCCTGCGCACGCGGGACCTCCCGCGGGCCCGCGCGTTCTACGAGGCGGCCGTCCGGGTCGATCCGCGCCCCGAGTACCAGGCCGCCCTCGCCTTCGCCTGCCTCTCCGATCCGCGGGCGCGCGATCGCGACCGCGCCCGGCGGCTCCTCGCGGAGGCGACGCGGGATCCGGCCTGCGATCGCGCGCTCTACGTGGCCGGGCTCCTCGCCAGGGACGACGGCGACGACGACGCCGCCGAGCGGCTCCTGCGGGCGGCCGTGGCCGTGAACCCGCGCCACGTGGACGCCGTGCGTGAGCTGCGCGCCATCGACTCGCGCCGGTCGGCGCGGCGCGGCTGA
- a CDS encoding tRNA (cytidine(34)-2'-O)-methyltransferase, whose product MPTLPSVDPPFQVVLVSPQIPPNTGNVARTCAVTGTALHLVGPLGFSLDEKRLRRAGLDYWPEVAPALYRDWADFEARALRGQIEKLHLFTARAGRSLFEARFAPGDFLVFGQEQLGLPPALLAAWPERRVGIPMRDGMRSLNLAVAAGVALYSALASVRGG is encoded by the coding sequence ATGCCGACCCTGCCCTCCGTCGATCCGCCCTTCCAGGTCGTCCTCGTCTCGCCGCAGATCCCTCCCAACACCGGCAACGTCGCGCGGACCTGCGCCGTGACGGGCACGGCGCTCCACCTCGTCGGGCCGCTCGGCTTCTCCCTCGACGAGAAGCGGCTGCGGCGGGCCGGGCTCGACTACTGGCCGGAGGTCGCTCCGGCCCTCTACCGGGACTGGGCCGACTTTGAAGCGCGTGCGCTCCGGGGTCAAATCGAAAAGCTGCACCTCTTCACGGCGCGCGCCGGACGGAGCCTGTTCGAGGCGCGGTTCGCTCCTGGTGACTTCCTCGTGTTCGGGCAGGAGCAGCTCGGGCTGCCACCCGCGCTGCTCGCCGCCTGGCCCGAACGCCGGGTGGGGATCCCCATGCGCGACGGGATGCGCAGCCTCAACCTGGCGGTCGCCGCCGGGGTGGCGCTGTACTCGGCGCTGGCGTCGGTTCGCGGCGGCTGA
- a CDS encoding diacylglycerol kinase family protein: protein MGGIGIVNNPRSRRNRRDPRIAGRLRALLGDDGEVIDASTPAELARAVARLRAAEIDVLGVNGGDGTAHVVLTAFVRAYGTAPLPRLLLLRGGSMNTVSHGHGIRGRPERLLREVLQRRRRGEPLRTVERDLLAVSADGGPPGYGFIFGTGAVVSFLEAYYATGRTSPATAAALVLRAIGSALRRGSFAEALMRRQRLRVTTDGDEWPDVPYLALLAGATPDIGFGFKAFARCDEQPGSFHAVGVTASLLPLALALPRIRRGAPWRRALAQDEVARELVAEGDGIRFTIDGDLYAARTSLRVTTGPGVALVLP from the coding sequence ATGGGCGGCATCGGGATCGTGAACAACCCGCGGTCGCGGCGCAACCGGCGCGATCCTCGCATCGCCGGCCGGCTCCGCGCGCTCCTGGGCGACGACGGCGAGGTGATCGACGCCTCGACCCCCGCCGAGCTGGCCCGCGCCGTCGCGCGCCTGCGCGCGGCGGAGATCGACGTCCTCGGCGTGAACGGGGGCGACGGGACGGCGCACGTCGTGCTCACCGCGTTCGTCCGCGCCTACGGGACGGCGCCTCTCCCGCGCCTGCTGCTCCTGCGCGGCGGCTCCATGAACACCGTCTCCCACGGGCACGGGATCCGCGGGCGTCCGGAGCGGCTCCTGCGCGAGGTGCTCCAGCGCCGGCGGCGCGGCGAGCCGCTGCGGACCGTCGAGCGCGACCTCCTCGCCGTCTCCGCCGACGGCGGCCCGCCCGGCTACGGCTTCATCTTCGGCACCGGGGCGGTCGTCTCGTTCCTGGAGGCGTACTACGCCACCGGCCGCACCTCGCCCGCGACCGCCGCGGCGCTCGTCCTCCGCGCCATCGGCTCGGCGCTGCGGCGCGGGTCGTTCGCCGAGGCGCTCATGCGGCGGCAGCGGCTGCGCGTGACCACGGACGGCGACGAGTGGCCGGACGTGCCGTACCTCGCGCTCCTCGCGGGCGCGACGCCCGACATCGGCTTCGGGTTCAAGGCGTTCGCGCGCTGCGACGAGCAGCCCGGCTCCTTCCACGCCGTCGGCGTGACGGCCAGCCTGCTCCCGCTCGCGCTCGCCCTGCCCCGCATCCGGCGCGGCGCCCCCTGGCGCCGGGCGCTCGCCCAGGACGAGGTCGCCCGCGAGCTCGTCGCGGAGGGGGACGGGATCCGCTTCACGATCGACGGCGACCTCTACGCCGCCCGGACGTCCTTGCGCGTGACGACGGGACCGGGCGTCGCCCTCGTCCTGCCGTGA
- a CDS encoding Stp1/IreP family PP2C-type Ser/Thr phosphatase, protein MRLSHAGITDVGRKRAHNEDAYLLLPEEQLYCVADGMGGHASGEVAARLAVEEMAEFFRLTGRDEEATWPYKLDPALSYDENRLLTAVKLANVRIHERAQTDAKLHGMGTTFVAASFPKSAETLLVGHVGDSRAYLYRAGQVRQLTEDHSLLNDYLRTRRLTPEEAEAFPHKNVIVRALGMKPAVEVDLVKEELRDGDVVLLCSDGLSGMVPDAHLGDIIRASHGDLKRAAQTLVEAANQAGGVDNVTCVLVGVAR, encoded by the coding sequence ATGCGGCTCAGCCACGCGGGCATCACGGACGTCGGACGGAAGCGGGCCCACAACGAGGACGCCTACCTGCTCCTGCCCGAGGAGCAGCTCTACTGCGTGGCCGACGGGATGGGCGGCCACGCCTCCGGTGAGGTCGCGGCGCGCCTCGCCGTCGAGGAGATGGCAGAGTTCTTCCGCCTCACCGGTCGCGACGAGGAGGCGACCTGGCCGTACAAGCTCGACCCGGCCCTGAGCTACGACGAGAACCGGCTGCTCACGGCGGTGAAGCTCGCGAACGTCCGGATCCACGAGCGCGCGCAGACCGACGCGAAGCTGCACGGCATGGGCACGACGTTCGTCGCGGCGAGCTTCCCGAAGAGCGCAGAGACGCTCCTCGTCGGCCACGTGGGCGACAGCCGCGCGTACCTGTACCGCGCCGGACAGGTGCGGCAGCTCACCGAGGACCACTCGCTCCTCAACGACTACCTGCGCACGCGCCGCCTCACGCCCGAGGAGGCCGAGGCCTTCCCGCACAAGAACGTCATCGTGCGCGCGCTCGGGATGAAGCCGGCCGTCGAGGTGGACCTCGTGAAGGAGGAGCTCCGCGACGGGGACGTCGTGCTGCTCTGCTCCGACGGGCTGTCCGGGATGGTCCCCGACGCGCACCTCGGGGACATCATCCGGGCGAGCCACGGCGATCTGAAGCGGGCCGCCCAGACGCTCGTCGAGGCGGCCAACCAGGCGGGAGGGGTGGACAACGTCACCTGCGTGCTGGTGGGCGTGGCCCGGTAG
- a CDS encoding sugar phosphate nucleotidyltransferase, with protein sequence MGEVVGMVLCAGLGTRLRPLTERVAKPAVPVCGVPLVRFSLALLAGAGVRRAVVNVHHLPDGMAATAQDAARALGIALAVSREPVIAGTGGALREARPHLAGADGVVLVNGDVLFDVDLAAAVAEHLASGALATMVLLPMPAGARYATVETDAGGAVRRIAGAYGPGGEGLSPWHFSGVHVLSPALLDRVAGAPFERDINRHVYPPLMASGAVRGRVVEGYWNDLGTPARYLEATADVLAGRVPLARFGGADPFAGTREIAPGVRAAATARLDAAARVTGPALVCAGADVGPGAVVGPGTVLGERSRVGAGALVREAILWEGTAVAAGEQVVRVIAAGSERVRG encoded by the coding sequence ATGGGTGAGGTCGTCGGGATGGTGCTCTGCGCCGGGCTGGGCACCCGGCTCCGGCCGCTGACCGAGCGGGTGGCGAAGCCGGCGGTGCCGGTCTGCGGGGTGCCGCTCGTGCGCTTCTCGCTCGCGCTGCTCGCCGGCGCGGGGGTGCGCCGCGCCGTGGTGAACGTCCATCACCTGCCGGACGGGATGGCCGCCACGGCGCAGGACGCCGCGCGCGCGCTCGGGATCGCGCTCGCCGTCTCGCGCGAGCCCGTCATCGCTGGGACCGGGGGTGCGCTGCGGGAGGCGCGGCCGCACCTCGCGGGCGCGGATGGCGTCGTGCTCGTGAACGGCGACGTCCTGTTCGACGTGGATCTCGCCGCGGCCGTCGCGGAGCACCTCGCCTCCGGCGCGCTCGCCACGATGGTGCTCCTGCCCATGCCCGCCGGCGCGCGGTACGCGACGGTCGAGACGGACGCAGGCGGGGCCGTGCGCCGCATCGCGGGTGCGTACGGGCCGGGCGGCGAAGGGCTCTCGCCGTGGCACTTCTCGGGCGTGCACGTCCTGTCGCCGGCGCTGCTCGATCGCGTCGCCGGCGCGCCGTTCGAGCGCGACATCAACCGGCACGTGTACCCGCCGCTCATGGCGTCGGGCGCGGTGCGCGGCCGCGTCGTCGAGGGGTACTGGAACGATCTCGGCACGCCCGCGCGCTACCTCGAGGCGACGGCGGACGTGCTCGCCGGGCGCGTCCCGCTCGCGCGCTTCGGGGGCGCCGACCCGTTCGCGGGCACCCGCGAGATCGCGCCGGGCGTGAGGGCGGCGGCGACGGCGCGGCTGGACGCTGCCGCGCGAGTCACCGGACCGGCCCTCGTCTGCGCCGGCGCGGACGTCGGCCCGGGCGCGGTGGTCGGTCCGGGGACCGTGCTCGGCGAGCGGTCGCGCGTCGGGGCAGGCGCGCTGGTCCGCGAGGCGATCTTGTGGGAAGGGACGGCGGTCGCCGCGGGAGAGCAGGTGGTGCGGGTGATCGCGGCGGGGAGTGAGCGGGTGAGGGGTTAG
- a CDS encoding GAF domain-containing protein yields the protein MDSQRAGALEALRAAAHRPYREALAEAAAILQRLPRYTGVYLYVLRGDVLELDAFAGRETPHVRIPVGQGLCGLSARTREVVLVDDVAADPRYLACNLETRSEIVFPILRGERYLAQIDVDSDHPAAFRTGDRAFLAEAAAILEPVFP from the coding sequence ATGGACTCCCAGCGCGCAGGCGCGCTCGAGGCGCTCCGCGCCGCCGCGCACCGCCCCTACCGCGAGGCGCTCGCCGAGGCGGCGGCCATCCTGCAGCGGCTCCCGCGGTACACCGGCGTCTACCTCTACGTGCTCCGCGGCGACGTGCTCGAGCTCGACGCGTTCGCCGGCCGGGAGACGCCGCACGTACGCATCCCGGTGGGCCAGGGGCTGTGCGGCCTCTCCGCGCGCACGCGGGAGGTGGTGCTGGTGGACGACGTCGCCGCGGATCCGCGCTACCTCGCCTGCAACCTGGAGACGCGCTCCGAGATCGTCTTCCCCATCCTCCGCGGCGAGCGCTACCTCGCGCAGATCGACGTCGACTCGGACCACCCGGCCGCCTTCCGGACCGGGGACCGCGCGTTCCTCGCCGAGGCCGCGGCGATCCTCGAGCCGGTCTTCCCCTGA